The Amblyraja radiata isolate CabotCenter1 chromosome 1, sAmbRad1.1.pri, whole genome shotgun sequence genome contains a region encoding:
- the uchl1 gene encoding ubiquitin carboxyl-terminal hydrolase isozyme L1, with amino-acid sequence MEWKAMEINPETLNKCLSRLGVASSWKFVDVLGLENESLSMVPSPVCALMLLFPLSQQHESHRNHQTSDLSGKGIDSKIYFVVQSISNSCGTIALVNTIANNQDKLDFVEGSILKKFLNETADLSARERAKKLEQNKEIRAAHDATAEEGECRVHDDGPNFHFITFLGVDGHLYELDGRMPFPIDHGKTSNELLQDSAKICRQFMERDQGEVRFTAVALCKSS; translated from the exons ATGGAGTGGAAAGCAATGGAAATCAACCCTGAG ACCTTGAACAAA TGCCTCTCTCGTCTGGGTGTGGCTTCGAGCTGGAAGTTCGTAGATGTTTTGGGTCTAGAAAACGAATCCCTATCCATGGTACCATCGCCAGTGTGTGCGCTGATGTTGCTGTTTCCCTTGAGTCAACAG CATGAATCTCACAGAAACCATCAAACATCAGATCTGAGTGGGAAGGGCATCGATTCTAAAATCTACTTTGTGGTGCAGTCGATTTCAAACTCCTGTGGTACCATTGCACTTGTTAATACTATTGCCAACAATCAAGATAAACTTGACTTTG TGGAAGGATCAATTTTGAAGAAATTTCTCAATGAAACTGCAGATCTCTCAGCTCGGGAAAGAGCTAAGAAATTGGAACAAAATAAG GAAATACGTGCAGCACATGATGCTACTGCAGAAGAAGGAGAGTGTCGG GTACATGATGATGGCCCAAACTTTCACTTTATCACTTTTCTTGGTGTAGATGGACATCTCTATGAATTGG ATGGAAGGATGCCATTCCCAATTGACCATGGAAAAACGTCAAATGAATTATTACAG GACTCAGCAAAAATATGCAGGCAATTTATGGAACGTGATCAAGGAGAAGTCCGCTTTACTGCAGTGGCTCTGTGCAAATCTTCCTGA